The following are from one region of the Desulforegula conservatrix Mb1Pa genome:
- a CDS encoding histidine phosphatase family protein, whose protein sequence is MGSLYLIRHGQASFGKNDYDQMSELGINQACVLGDFFKSRGIGFDAVYSGSLNRQVFTADAVSKAAGLVLFPEALIDPAFNEFDGEGIFRSYLPILAEKEPDCVPDISSILKDNRSFQKVFSKIVELWISGDHEVEGVESWNAFLRRVEAGFDWIAKLRGYGECVAIVTSGGVIAVALKKALGLSDADAIKESWKCMNCSISVFDFNSEILTLQDFNNTEHLEALNDKGLLTYR, encoded by the coding sequence ATGGGGTCTCTGTACTTAATCCGTCACGGTCAGGCTTCTTTTGGGAAAAATGACTATGACCAGATGTCTGAGCTTGGCATAAATCAGGCATGTGTTCTTGGTGATTTTTTCAAAAGCAGGGGCATCGGTTTTGACGCTGTTTACTCAGGATCTCTGAATCGTCAGGTTTTCACCGCAGATGCAGTTAGCAAGGCAGCCGGACTCGTTCTTTTTCCTGAAGCACTCATTGATCCGGCTTTTAACGAGTTTGACGGAGAAGGCATTTTCAGAAGCTATCTTCCCATTCTTGCTGAAAAAGAGCCTGATTGCGTTCCTGATATCAGCTCGATTCTAAAGGATAACAGATCATTTCAGAAAGTTTTTTCAAAGATAGTCGAACTCTGGATCTCAGGTGATCATGAAGTTGAAGGGGTTGAGTCGTGGAACGCCTTTCTCCGCCGTGTTGAAGCAGGATTTGACTGGATAGCCAAACTGAGGGGCTATGGAGAATGTGTGGCTATCGTAACTTCCGGTGGCGTCATTGCGGTGGCATTAAAGAAAGCTTTGGGACTAAGTGATGCAGACGCAATAAAAGAGTCCTGGAAATGCATGAACTGCTCGATTTCTGTTTTTGATTTTAATTCGGAAATACTGACCCTTCAGGATTTTAACAACACCGAACATCTTGAAGCCCTCAATGACAAGGGGCTTCTCACGTACAGATAA
- a CDS encoding TetR/AcrR family transcriptional regulator: MTTDNMTFQKFREKHEISMEDLCRKIFNENRESIKIKKEETAVRNLMTIFSATLDLAMEKGFNAMTLRDLSKKSELSMGCLYSYFSSKEELLDLIQTQGRMAGMTILSSTVKEAKEPVEKFRMAVRSHLYLSEVMQKWFYFSYMETKNLSKAQHRKSIENELFTEQIFADILEEGQKAGIFKIEGALLTAAVIKSMLQDWYLKRWKYKKRNISVEAYADFVISFVEAAIRP; encoded by the coding sequence ATGACAACAGACAATATGACTTTCCAAAAATTCAGGGAAAAGCACGAAATATCGATGGAAGATCTTTGCAGAAAGATTTTCAACGAGAACCGTGAAAGCATAAAAATTAAAAAAGAAGAAACTGCTGTACGCAATCTGATGACAATTTTCAGTGCTACTCTTGATCTCGCAATGGAGAAAGGCTTTAATGCCATGACCCTGCGTGATTTGAGCAAAAAGTCAGAACTCAGCATGGGGTGTCTGTATTCGTATTTTTCAAGCAAGGAAGAGCTTCTTGATCTAATCCAGACCCAGGGACGAATGGCTGGCATGACGATACTTTCTTCAACAGTAAAAGAAGCAAAAGAACCCGTTGAGAAATTCAGAATGGCTGTCCGTTCCCATCTTTACCTGAGCGAAGTCATGCAGAAATGGTTCTATTTTTCATATATGGAGACAAAAAACCTGAGTAAGGCTCAACACAGGAAATCGATAGAGAATGAGCTTTTCACAGAGCAGATTTTTGCGGATATTCTGGAAGAAGGGCAAAAAGCCGGCATTTTCAAGATTGAAGGCGCTCTTCTCACAGCCGCCGTAATAAAATCAATGCTCCAGGACTGGTACCTTAAACGCTGGAAGTACAAGAAAAGAAATATCAGCGTCGAAGCATATGCGGACTTTGTTATTTCTTTTGTTGAAGCCGCTATAAGACCATAA
- a CDS encoding acyl-CoA dehydrogenase family protein, translating into MDFGISDRIKTILGMINEFVDRELIPLEPEYLTKNFSEMLPVLKEKQRMVKEMELWAPNYPKDIGGMGMTLLEHGLVSEALGRSPLGHYVFWCQAPDAGNVEILHTYGTEEQKKKYLEPLVRGDIRSCFAMTEVDMPGSNPTMLETTAVKDGDDYIINGHKWYTTGADGASFAIAMAVTDPDAPTYKQASMIIVPTDTPGYNLVRNIPVMGHSGDDYASHGEVIFQSCRVPQSNLLGPEGHGFVLAQDRLGPGRIHHCMRWLGVCKRSFELMCKRAATRKITKDGRPLGSKHIVQEWIAECAAEIQSARLLTLHAAWMIDNVGAADARDEISSIKFYVANVMMKVVDRALQVHGGLGMTDDTILAYFFRHERAARIYDGADEVHKTALAKRILRQYGAKV; encoded by the coding sequence ATGGATTTCGGAATATCAGACAGGATTAAAACCATACTTGGCATGATCAACGAATTTGTTGACCGCGAGCTTATTCCACTTGAACCTGAATATCTCACAAAAAATTTCAGTGAGATGCTTCCGGTTCTGAAGGAAAAGCAGAGAATGGTCAAGGAGATGGAGCTTTGGGCTCCAAATTATCCGAAAGACATCGGCGGTATGGGCATGACCCTTCTTGAGCACGGACTTGTTTCCGAAGCTCTCGGACGCTCTCCTTTAGGCCATTATGTTTTCTGGTGTCAGGCTCCTGATGCCGGGAACGTTGAAATTCTTCATACCTATGGGACAGAAGAGCAGAAAAAGAAATATCTTGAGCCCCTTGTTCGCGGCGACATCAGAAGCTGCTTTGCAATGACCGAAGTAGATATGCCAGGCTCAAATCCTACCATGCTTGAAACTACAGCAGTAAAAGACGGCGACGATTATATAATAAATGGCCACAAATGGTATACCACAGGAGCAGACGGGGCTTCCTTCGCAATAGCTATGGCAGTGACAGACCCTGACGCGCCTACTTACAAGCAGGCGAGCATGATTATTGTCCCCACGGACACTCCTGGATATAATCTTGTAAGAAATATCCCTGTAATGGGCCATTCCGGTGATGATTACGCAAGTCATGGCGAAGTGATTTTTCAGTCCTGCCGTGTTCCCCAGTCAAATCTTCTCGGACCCGAAGGCCACGGATTCGTACTTGCCCAGGACAGACTCGGACCAGGAAGAATTCATCATTGTATGAGATGGCTCGGTGTATGCAAACGATCCTTTGAGCTTATGTGCAAAAGAGCCGCAACCAGAAAGATAACCAAGGACGGAAGACCTCTCGGAAGCAAGCATATAGTCCAGGAATGGATTGCGGAATGCGCAGCTGAAATCCAGTCAGCCCGTCTTCTAACCCTTCATGCGGCATGGATGATCGATAATGTCGGCGCAGCAGACGCCAGGGATGAAATATCTTCAATTAAATTTTATGTCGCAAACGTTATGATGAAGGTTGTTGACCGTGCGCTTCAGGTTCATGGCGGACTTGGAATGACAGACGATACAATCCTTGCTTATTTTTTCAGACATGAAAGAGCAGCAAGAATATATGACGGGGCTGATGAAGTTCACAAAACAGCACTTGCCAAGAGAATACTCAGACAGTACGGCGCAAAAGTATAG
- a CDS encoding electron transfer flavoprotein subunit alpha/FixB family protein translates to MNLDVKKYIITVSSMELVSSPRTISAMSLASRISMQTGLPSALLITGPDILKKAGDMAKELHSDIFAVEVQAASLAPEALLKIFKGVFSEIKAGFIIFPETPEYSAVAPALAAKLDAAWISGVSGINDTESNLVFSRSVWGGKFLADIVSKAETTVITTPSSAFGERIIRENGQFKVRFMDTPEHESRSVVEGWTYGAKAEAGLKEAKVIISAGQGIGGPENIDLINDLAELIPGSAVGCSRPVCDQGWMEYKHQVGITGAIVSPKLYIACGISGSSQHIQGMQDSEMVIAINTDKNAPFFRHSDIGIVEDVKVFLPELIRQLGDT, encoded by the coding sequence ATGAACTTAGATGTTAAAAAATATATCATTACTGTATCAAGTATGGAATTAGTCTCATCTCCAAGAACAATTTCAGCAATGAGCCTTGCTTCAAGGATTTCTATGCAGACAGGTCTTCCGTCTGCCCTTCTGATAACCGGGCCCGATATTCTTAAAAAAGCCGGTGACATGGCAAAGGAATTACATTCTGATATTTTTGCCGTTGAAGTACAGGCTGCTTCACTCGCCCCGGAAGCCTTGCTGAAAATTTTTAAAGGGGTTTTTTCAGAAATAAAAGCGGGCTTCATTATTTTTCCTGAGACACCTGAATACTCTGCTGTCGCGCCTGCTCTTGCTGCAAAACTCGATGCGGCATGGATTTCAGGAGTCAGTGGAATAAATGACACCGAAAGCAATCTTGTCTTCAGCAGATCCGTATGGGGAGGCAAATTCCTGGCTGATATTGTATCTAAGGCAGAAACAACGGTAATCACGACTCCATCATCTGCGTTCGGTGAAAGAATAATCCGGGAAAACGGGCAGTTCAAGGTCAGATTCATGGATACTCCTGAACACGAGTCAAGATCTGTTGTCGAGGGATGGACATACGGAGCCAAGGCAGAAGCAGGACTTAAAGAAGCAAAGGTCATAATTTCAGCAGGACAGGGAATAGGCGGGCCTGAAAATATAGATCTGATCAATGATCTTGCTGAACTGATTCCAGGAAGCGCAGTGGGGTGTTCAAGGCCTGTCTGCGATCAGGGATGGATGGAATACAAACATCAGGTCGGAATCACAGGCGCAATTGTTTCTCCAAAACTTTATATTGCCTGCGGAATATCTGGCTCTTCCCAGCACATCCAGGGAATGCAGGATTCTGAAATGGTGATTGCCATAAATACAGATAAGAACGCCCCGTTTTTCAGACATTCTGACATTGGGATAGTTGAGGATGTGAAAGTTTTTTTGCCTGAGCTTATCAGGCAACTGGGTGATACTTGA
- a CDS encoding SDR family NAD(P)-dependent oxidoreductase codes for MKNLENKVAVITGAASGIGRSLALKLAKEGCMLALSDVNEDGLAETVSMTGLPSEKVFIKKLDVSNEADFNTFASDVVSKFGSADILINNAGVNHNGKVIDTPTEDLKWIFDINFWGVVYGSRAFLPHMMKRPGASLVNISSLFGLVGVRGQSAYCATKFAVRGFTESLRQELKLAKAEMDVISVHPGGIKTNIAKNARMVTANGAASDAELKKFASLFEKVAKTTADQAADTIIDGIKKSRSRVLIGNDAKLLDKIQRFFPAGYDKIFAKIL; via the coding sequence ATGAAAAATCTTGAAAATAAAGTGGCGGTAATAACAGGCGCAGCCTCAGGCATTGGCAGAAGCCTTGCTCTGAAGCTTGCAAAAGAGGGATGCATGCTTGCACTTTCAGATGTCAATGAAGACGGGCTCGCAGAGACAGTTTCAATGACCGGTCTTCCTTCTGAAAAAGTTTTCATAAAAAAGCTGGATGTTTCAAATGAAGCTGATTTCAATACATTCGCATCTGATGTTGTATCAAAATTCGGAAGCGCGGACATTTTGATAAACAATGCCGGCGTAAATCATAACGGTAAAGTTATTGATACTCCGACAGAAGATTTGAAATGGATTTTTGATATAAACTTCTGGGGAGTCGTATATGGCAGCCGTGCTTTTCTTCCCCATATGATGAAAAGACCGGGAGCTTCCCTTGTCAATATTTCCAGCCTTTTCGGACTTGTGGGAGTCCGCGGACAGTCAGCTTACTGTGCCACGAAGTTTGCGGTAAGGGGGTTTACAGAATCGCTTCGCCAGGAATTGAAACTTGCCAAGGCTGAAATGGATGTAATTTCAGTGCATCCTGGCGGAATCAAAACCAATATAGCCAAGAACGCCCGTATGGTCACCGCAAACGGAGCAGCATCAGATGCTGAACTGAAAAAATTCGCCTCTCTTTTTGAAAAGGTTGCAAAAACCACGGCAGATCAGGCAGCAGATACAATCATTGACGGAATCAAAAAAAGCAGGTCAAGGGTTCTTATCGGAAATGACGCAAAACTGCTTGATAAAATCCAGAGATTCTTTCCTGCCGGATATGACAAGATTTTTGCGAAGATTCTTTAA
- a CDS encoding patatin-like phospholipase family protein: MSKYLNFKAGEKALQVIRDKGLSPDDVKIMAGASGAAKWLVLSDLDRFLFSKWFRVRKTPLFLAGTSIGAWRFAAAACPDPEDSLLKLEDSYINQTYIGKPTKKEITAFGWQIIDRIFDDRSVSHALNHPSFRLNIIASRSKPVVSSSSSILTGAGFGLSILANSVRRKYLGYFFERALFFDQRGLPPFYDMNCFPMKRICLSPQNLREAVMASSAIPFMTEPLKNIKGAPSGIYRDGGILDYNLDIPFLPEGSNDIVFYPHYSERITPGWFDKKLKHRRPLEKNMSNVLLAYPSAEFLKLLPHGRIPDRKDFMHFFGKDGERIRYWKKSAEIGRVITEEFNDAVESGRIRNMVRPFF; the protein is encoded by the coding sequence ATGAGCAAATATCTGAATTTTAAAGCTGGAGAAAAAGCCTTACAAGTCATCCGGGACAAGGGACTATCGCCTGATGATGTAAAAATCATGGCAGGAGCTTCAGGAGCTGCAAAATGGCTTGTTCTGTCTGATCTTGACAGATTTCTTTTTTCAAAATGGTTCAGAGTCAGAAAGACGCCTCTTTTTCTTGCAGGAACGTCCATCGGTGCCTGGCGTTTTGCAGCTGCGGCGTGCCCTGATCCTGAAGATTCTCTTCTGAAGCTTGAAGACAGTTACATCAACCAGACCTACATAGGAAAACCGACAAAAAAAGAAATAACTGCATTCGGTTGGCAGATAATAGACAGAATCTTTGATGACAGATCCGTTTCCCATGCCCTGAATCACCCCTCTTTCAGGCTTAACATCATCGCGTCCAGAAGCAAACCTGTTGTCTCATCATCTTCATCAATTCTCACTGGCGCAGGTTTTGGACTGAGCATTCTGGCAAATTCTGTAAGAAGAAAATATCTGGGATATTTTTTTGAAAGGGCTCTGTTTTTCGATCAAAGAGGCCTCCCTCCTTTTTATGATATGAACTGCTTCCCCATGAAAAGAATATGTCTTTCTCCGCAAAATCTCAGGGAAGCTGTCATGGCTTCAAGCGCAATCCCTTTTATGACAGAGCCTTTGAAAAACATCAAAGGCGCTCCGTCTGGAATTTACAGAGATGGGGGAATCCTCGACTACAACCTGGACATCCCTTTTCTTCCTGAAGGCAGCAATGACATAGTTTTCTATCCCCATTATTCAGAACGAATCACACCTGGATGGTTCGACAAAAAACTGAAACACCGAAGGCCGCTTGAAAAAAACATGTCGAATGTTCTCCTTGCTTATCCCTCTGCGGAGTTCCTTAAGCTTCTTCCGCATGGAAGAATCCCTGACAGGAAGGATTTCATGCATTTTTTCGGAAAAGACGGGGAACGAATCAGATATTGGAAGAAATCAGCCGAGATTGGCCGTGTTATCACCGAGGAATTTAATGATGCGGTGGAATCAGGCCGTATCAGAAATATGGTCAGGCCTTTTTTTTGA
- a CDS encoding B12-binding domain-containing radical SAM protein yields the protein MKKTKVLFTSVFGPFGIKDEWGEELGMQMELLNNQVTRQQGVHSPRQSYLTFALYLLAENISVPSTVLDFPLWNDFVEELKKGYSHVAISFIVPNVLKVKRMAEYIRANYPDIKIILGGYGTIIPDLKTIVPHDECCRGEGVKWLREYFGDNPDTPIFHPVLKNPVYSYIYGMPSKPRGSVIFPGVGCENGCRFCITSHMFKKEHVSLLPTGRDVFDVCLRAEKELDARNFMVLDENFLKHEKRSKGLLHEMEAHLKPYVFVTFSSAENIKRMGVDFLVRCGISRLWVGVESKRNLHDKTKGIDLKELFAELRSKGIIVLASTILFHDHHDRHTIDEEIDWVIDLNTDLVQFMNYHPWPGTPLYEDLKNENRLKSVPYRHQHGASELNFVHPHITGAKDHEEYLKNAFRQKYLKGGPAIVSMAETTLRGYLRAVKDHETRMAEGLFWNSETMKYEKRSGKTGDSFMEARIKAIRDEAVRYFPSLLPAFLFAPNTKSRLKTLSVFRLYIKAFGKPGWADLLKSFALTASALTEFIRIIMSRINGHEGIIRQPKVNRVECSGNMAVAVHDIAA from the coding sequence ATGAAAAAAACAAAAGTGCTATTTACATCGGTTTTTGGTCCATTCGGAATAAAGGATGAATGGGGCGAAGAACTCGGAATGCAGATGGAGCTTCTAAATAATCAGGTAACAAGGCAGCAGGGCGTTCATTCTCCGAGGCAATCCTATCTGACCTTTGCCCTTTACCTTTTGGCAGAAAATATCTCTGTGCCAAGCACAGTTCTTGATTTTCCGCTCTGGAACGATTTTGTCGAAGAACTTAAAAAAGGCTATTCCCATGTGGCAATTTCATTCATTGTGCCCAATGTCCTTAAAGTGAAAAGAATGGCTGAATACATCAGGGCAAACTATCCTGATATCAAGATAATCCTTGGAGGTTACGGCACAATCATTCCTGATCTTAAAACAATTGTCCCCCATGATGAGTGCTGCCGGGGCGAAGGAGTCAAATGGCTCAGGGAATATTTCGGAGATAACCCAGATACGCCGATATTTCATCCGGTTCTTAAAAATCCTGTTTACAGCTATATCTACGGAATGCCGTCAAAACCAAGGGGGTCAGTTATATTTCCAGGGGTTGGATGTGAAAACGGCTGCCGTTTTTGCATAACTTCCCATATGTTCAAAAAAGAGCATGTTTCCCTTCTGCCCACCGGACGAGACGTTTTTGACGTCTGCCTTCGGGCTGAAAAAGAACTGGACGCCAGAAACTTCATGGTTCTGGATGAAAACTTTCTCAAACACGAAAAAAGATCAAAAGGGCTTCTGCATGAAATGGAAGCTCATCTGAAGCCATATGTTTTCGTTACATTTTCATCAGCCGAAAACATAAAACGCATGGGTGTGGATTTTCTTGTAAGATGCGGGATCAGCAGACTCTGGGTCGGAGTCGAATCAAAACGCAATCTCCATGACAAAACCAAAGGCATTGATCTTAAAGAACTTTTTGCCGAACTAAGATCAAAAGGCATCATAGTTCTGGCATCCACAATTCTTTTCCATGATCATCATGACAGGCACACAATTGATGAGGAAATTGACTGGGTAATTGATCTGAATACTGATCTTGTTCAGTTCATGAATTATCATCCTTGGCCAGGAACTCCGCTTTATGAAGACTTGAAAAATGAAAACCGTCTTAAAAGTGTTCCGTACAGACATCAGCACGGAGCATCCGAGCTTAATTTCGTTCATCCTCATATAACTGGGGCAAAAGATCATGAAGAATATCTTAAAAACGCCTTCAGACAAAAATACCTTAAAGGTGGGCCAGCTATTGTAAGCATGGCAGAGACCACATTAAGGGGGTATCTGAGAGCAGTTAAGGATCATGAAACCCGCATGGCCGAAGGTCTTTTCTGGAACAGCGAGACAATGAAATACGAGAAAAGATCTGGAAAAACCGGAGATTCTTTCATGGAAGCCAGAATCAAGGCAATACGTGATGAAGCTGTGCGCTATTTTCCTTCACTTCTGCCTGCATTCTTATTTGCGCCGAATACAAAATCACGCCTCAAGACATTGTCTGTGTTTAGGCTCTATATAAAAGCCTTTGGCAAACCAGGATGGGCGGATCTTCTTAAATCATTTGCCCTGACAGCAAGTGCTCTTACAGAATTTATCAGGATTATTATGAGCCGAATAAACGGCCATGAAGGTATTATCCGCCAGCCAAAAGTTAACAGGGTTGAGTGTTCGGGAAATATGGCAGTGGCCGTGCATGATATTGCTGCATGA
- a CDS encoding SDR family oxidoreductase, producing the protein MGVFSLDGKIALITGASRGIGEAIAVLLADHGAHCILTSRKAAGLETVADSIRKKGGKADVITCHMGELPQIDALMEKIEQQFGRLDILVSNAATNPYFGEITGCDENAWDKIMDVNLKGPFFLMKAASKLMEKGGGGSIVTVSSINGISPAPFQGVYAISKAGVIATTKAFAKELATKNIRVNSLLPGLTDTKFAEALISNDDIKNYAVNQIPMRRYAQPSEMAGAVLYLVSDAASFTTGTCIICDGGMMA; encoded by the coding sequence ATGGGAGTCTTCTCACTTGATGGAAAAATAGCTCTTATAACAGGCGCAAGCCGCGGAATTGGCGAAGCCATTGCAGTCCTTCTTGCAGACCACGGCGCTCACTGCATTCTCACAAGCCGTAAGGCAGCAGGTCTTGAGACAGTTGCCGACTCAATCCGCAAGAAAGGCGGGAAAGCAGATGTTATCACCTGCCACATGGGCGAACTTCCGCAGATAGACGCACTCATGGAAAAAATTGAGCAGCAGTTCGGCAGGCTCGACATTCTTGTTTCAAACGCTGCCACCAATCCTTATTTCGGTGAAATCACAGGCTGCGACGAAAACGCCTGGGACAAGATCATGGACGTGAATCTCAAAGGGCCGTTTTTTCTCATGAAGGCTGCCTCAAAGCTTATGGAAAAAGGCGGAGGAGGCTCAATTGTGACAGTTTCCTCTATAAATGGAATTTCTCCTGCTCCTTTCCAGGGTGTTTACGCTATTTCAAAGGCGGGCGTAATAGCTACCACAAAGGCATTTGCCAAGGAACTAGCGACCAAGAACATCAGAGTCAATTCTCTTCTGCCCGGTCTTACAGACACCAAATTTGCGGAAGCCCTTATTTCCAATGACGATATCAAAAATTATGCAGTCAACCAGATTCCTATGCGCCGCTATGCACAGCCGTCTGAAATGGCTGGAGCTGTGCTTTACCTTGTTTCGGATGCGGCATCGTTTACAACCGGTACTTGCATAATCTGTGACGGCGGTATGATGGCTTAG
- a CDS encoding phosphotransferase family protein yields the protein MDVNDKAVDVRQGEDLDTEKVGAYLKNKIPGLEGEMKVGQFPSGFSNLTYLISVGSREMVLRRPPFGKKAKTAHDMGREYRMLKALRPYFGYCPEPLLFCEDQEIMGCDFYVMERIPGIIPRKEFPKGVELSPADNLKLCQSLVEVHAKLHNLDYKAIGLGDFGNPTGYVKRQIEGWSRRYRDARTPDVPDFEKIMQWLAEKMPADSDRPGIIHNDYKFDNVVLNASNPLEIIGVLDWEMATIGDPLMDLGSSMAYWVNQDDPENLQAMRQMPTNKPGMMTRNEIVEYYGKLTGIDVSGFDYYYCFGLFRLAVIAQQIYYRYYNGQTKDSRFKMLGFVVAILEEAAMKLI from the coding sequence ATGGATGTAAATGATAAAGCTGTTGACGTAAGGCAGGGCGAAGACCTTGATACAGAAAAGGTGGGGGCCTATCTAAAAAATAAAATCCCTGGGCTTGAAGGTGAGATGAAAGTAGGCCAGTTTCCCAGCGGTTTTTCAAATTTGACTTATCTAATAAGCGTCGGCAGCAGGGAAATGGTTCTCCGCCGCCCTCCATTCGGAAAAAAGGCAAAAACAGCCCACGACATGGGCAGGGAATACAGAATGCTTAAAGCCCTGCGTCCATACTTCGGCTATTGCCCTGAGCCGCTTCTTTTCTGTGAAGATCAGGAAATAATGGGCTGCGACTTTTACGTGATGGAGCGCATCCCTGGAATAATTCCGAGAAAGGAATTCCCCAAGGGCGTTGAATTAAGTCCGGCTGATAATCTCAAGCTCTGTCAGAGCCTTGTTGAAGTTCATGCAAAGCTTCACAATCTTGATTACAAGGCCATTGGGCTTGGAGATTTTGGAAATCCAACCGGTTATGTGAAACGTCAGATCGAAGGCTGGAGCAGAAGATACAGAGACGCAAGAACGCCCGATGTGCCTGATTTTGAAAAAATCATGCAATGGCTCGCTGAAAAGATGCCAGCGGATTCAGACAGGCCAGGAATCATCCATAATGATTATAAGTTCGACAATGTTGTTCTGAATGCGTCCAATCCGCTTGAAATAATCGGTGTTCTTGACTGGGAAATGGCCACGATAGGCGATCCTTTAATGGATCTTGGATCATCCATGGCTTATTGGGTCAATCAGGACGATCCTGAAAATCTCCAGGCAATGCGTCAGATGCCCACAAACAAGCCAGGGATGATGACAAGGAACGAGATCGTAGAATATTACGGCAAACTGACCGGAATAGATGTCTCAGGTTTTGATTATTACTACTGCTTCGGACTTTTCAGGCTGGCTGTCATCGCCCAGCAGATTTATTACCGTTATTATAATGGCCAGACCAAGGACTCAAGGTTCAAGATGCTTGGTTTTGTTGTCGCAATTCTGGAAGAGGCGGCAATGAAGCTGATTTGA
- a CDS encoding electron transfer flavoprotein subunit beta/FixA family protein, whose product MKILVCIKAIPQTDHGIMANETEKRIDPIMPSGYRLNSWDSCSVEAAVQLKERGIAKRVDVLTCGNPDTDSVVRRSMGMGADHGIHIVHDEHEEPDSLTVAKKIAETVRNKGGYDLILCGSMSEDRMESATGPMIASYLGLPFAVSSVEMEIISGEYAVRSASEMDGGLRQLISLEMPALVTLQTGINTPRYPKLSAMLRANQAEIETICLGTFALKQNIKGYRQPEASRKTKILRGSSSEKASEVIRIMKENGLLKAIKVGG is encoded by the coding sequence ATGAAAATTCTTGTCTGTATAAAAGCTATTCCCCAAACAGACCATGGCATCATGGCAAATGAAACAGAAAAAAGGATTGATCCCATCATGCCAAGTGGCTACAGACTCAATTCTTGGGATTCTTGTTCAGTTGAAGCGGCTGTTCAGTTAAAAGAGCGCGGAATAGCTAAACGGGTTGATGTCCTGACATGCGGGAATCCTGATACTGATTCGGTGGTGAGGCGTTCCATGGGAATGGGCGCCGATCACGGAATTCATATAGTTCATGATGAACACGAAGAACCTGATTCTTTGACAGTGGCCAAAAAAATTGCTGAAACAGTCCGAAATAAAGGCGGCTATGATCTGATTCTTTGCGGATCAATGTCAGAAGACAGGATGGAGTCAGCAACAGGCCCCATGATTGCCTCTTATCTCGGACTCCCTTTTGCTGTTTCTTCCGTTGAAATGGAAATTATTTCCGGAGAATACGCAGTAAGGTCGGCAAGCGAAATGGATGGTGGCCTGCGCCAGTTGATCAGCCTGGAAATGCCCGCGCTTGTGACTCTTCAGACAGGAATAAACACTCCGCGCTATCCAAAGCTTTCAGCAATGCTCAGAGCCAACCAGGCCGAAATAGAGACAATATGCCTTGGCACTTTTGCATTAAAACAAAACATCAAGGGCTACAGGCAGCCTGAAGCGTCTAGAAAAACAAAAATCCTCCGGGGAAGCTCATCTGAAAAAGCGTCCGAGGTTATAAGAATAATGAAGGAGAATGGTCTGTTAAAAGCCATAAAAGTCGGAGGTTAA